The Seriola aureovittata isolate HTS-2021-v1 ecotype China chromosome 3, ASM2101889v1, whole genome shotgun sequence genome includes a region encoding these proteins:
- the slc25a23a gene encoding mitochondrial adenyl nucleotide antiporter SLC25A23 isoform X4 yields MFSRLDRNNDGQIDAAEIQHCLRSIGVEISLKDATRILLSIDKDGNMTIDWNEWRDHFLFNPLTNMEDVARYWKRSMMLDIGEQLTVPDEFSEEEKKSGYVWRQLMAGAMAGSVSRTGTAPLDRLKVFRQVHGSSDFKGNVLSSFQSMMKEGGLWSLWRGNGINVLKIAPETAIKFTAYEQIKSVMRGSNETRNLRVHERFVAGSLAGGIAQTAIYPMEVLKTRLTLRKTGQYSGIADCAKQILQREGVTAFYKGYVPNMLAIVPYAGIDLAVYETLKFSWLNRNRGLADPGVMVLVGCGAVSSTCGQLASYPLALIRTRMQALALEKGAPKPSMLALLHNIVTKEGVAGLYRGISPNLLKVIPAVSVSYVVYEYTRIALGVDIEGRRAGKGKG; encoded by the exons ATGTTTAGCAGGCTGGACAGGAACAATGATG GACAGATAGATGCAGCGGAGATCCAGCACTGTCTACGCTCCATCGGTGTGGAAATCAGCCTCAAGGATGCCACCAGGATTTTGCTAAG TATTGACAAGGATGGTAACATGACTATTGACTGGAATGAGTGGCGagaccacttcctgtttaaccCTCTCACTAACATGGAGGATGTGGCACGCTACTGGAAACGTTCAATG ATGCTGGATATAGGTGAACAGCTGACAGTCCCAGATGAATTttcagaagaggagaagaagtcTGGGTATGTGTGGCGGCAGCTGATGGCTGGAGCCATGGCTGGATCTGTATCTCGGACTGGAACCGCCCCCTTGGACCGTCTCAAAGTCTTCAGACAG GTTCACGGTTCCTCTGATTTTAAAGGGAACGTGCTGAGCAGTTTTCAATCCATGATGAAAGAAGGAGGACTGTGGTCATTGTGGAGAGGCAATGGAATCAATGTTCTTAAAATTGCCCCAGAGACTGCAATCAAGTTCACTGCTTACGAACAG ATCAAGAGTGTGATGCGCGGCAGTAATGAAACAAGAAATCTGAGGGTGCATGAGAGGTTTGTCGCCGGCAGTCTAGCTGGAGGTATAGCTCAGACAGCCATCTACCCAATGGAG GTGCTGAAGACTCGTctcacactgagaaaaacaggCCAATACTCAGGAATAGCAGACTGTGCCAAACAGATCCTACAGAGGGAAGGAGTCACAGCCTTCTACAAGGGTTATGTACCCAACATGCTGGCTATTGTCCCTTACGCTGGCATCGACTTGGCCGTCTACGAG ACTCTGAAGTTTTCCTGGCTGAACAGGAACAGAGGTTTAGCCGACCCAGGGGTCATGGTGCTGGTCGGCTGCGGTGCTGTCTCCAGCACCTGTGGACAGCTGGCAAGTTACCCGCTGGCACTGATCCGCACCCGAATGCAGGCACTGG ctctaGAGAAGGGAGCCCCTAAACCCTCTATGTTGGCGTTGCTTCACAACATCGTAACCAAGGAGGGTGTGGCCGGACTTTATAGAGGAATTTCCCCCAACCTGCTGAAAGTGATTCCTGCTGTCAGCGTGTCCTACGTCGTCTACGAATACACAAGGATAGCCCTGGGAGTGGACATTGAGGGTAGGAGGGCTGGGAAAGGGAAAGGGTAA
- the slc25a23a gene encoding mitochondrial adenyl nucleotide antiporter SLC25A23 isoform X6: protein MESWTLTSSHNTFAPMKNSSNTCLAGWTGTMMIDAAEIQHCLRSIGVEISLKDATRILLSIDKDGNMTIDWNEWRDHFLFNPLTNMEDVARYWKRSMMLDIGEQLTVPDEFSEEEKKSGYVWRQLMAGAMAGSVSRTGTAPLDRLKVFRQVHGSSDFKGNVLSSFQSMMKEGGLWSLWRGNGINVLKIAPETAIKFTAYEQIKSVMRGSNETRNLRVHERFVAGSLAGGIAQTAIYPMEVLKTRLTLRKTGQYSGIADCAKQILQREGVTAFYKGYVPNMLAIVPYAGIDLAVYETLKFSWLNRNRGLADPGVMVLVGCGAVSSTCGQLASYPLALIRTRMQALALEKGAPKPSMLALLHNIVTKEGVAGLYRGISPNLLKVIPAVSVSYVVYEYTRIALGVDIEGRRAGKGKG from the exons ATGGAGTCCTGGACTTTGACGAGTTCACACAATACCTTCGCACCCATGAAAAACAGCTCAAACACATGTTTAGCAGGCTGGACAGGAACAATGATG ATAGATGCAGCGGAGATCCAGCACTGTCTACGCTCCATCGGTGTGGAAATCAGCCTCAAGGATGCCACCAGGATTTTGCTAAG TATTGACAAGGATGGTAACATGACTATTGACTGGAATGAGTGGCGagaccacttcctgtttaaccCTCTCACTAACATGGAGGATGTGGCACGCTACTGGAAACGTTCAATG ATGCTGGATATAGGTGAACAGCTGACAGTCCCAGATGAATTttcagaagaggagaagaagtcTGGGTATGTGTGGCGGCAGCTGATGGCTGGAGCCATGGCTGGATCTGTATCTCGGACTGGAACCGCCCCCTTGGACCGTCTCAAAGTCTTCAGACAG GTTCACGGTTCCTCTGATTTTAAAGGGAACGTGCTGAGCAGTTTTCAATCCATGATGAAAGAAGGAGGACTGTGGTCATTGTGGAGAGGCAATGGAATCAATGTTCTTAAAATTGCCCCAGAGACTGCAATCAAGTTCACTGCTTACGAACAG ATCAAGAGTGTGATGCGCGGCAGTAATGAAACAAGAAATCTGAGGGTGCATGAGAGGTTTGTCGCCGGCAGTCTAGCTGGAGGTATAGCTCAGACAGCCATCTACCCAATGGAG GTGCTGAAGACTCGTctcacactgagaaaaacaggCCAATACTCAGGAATAGCAGACTGTGCCAAACAGATCCTACAGAGGGAAGGAGTCACAGCCTTCTACAAGGGTTATGTACCCAACATGCTGGCTATTGTCCCTTACGCTGGCATCGACTTGGCCGTCTACGAG ACTCTGAAGTTTTCCTGGCTGAACAGGAACAGAGGTTTAGCCGACCCAGGGGTCATGGTGCTGGTCGGCTGCGGTGCTGTCTCCAGCACCTGTGGACAGCTGGCAAGTTACCCGCTGGCACTGATCCGCACCCGAATGCAGGCACTGG ctctaGAGAAGGGAGCCCCTAAACCCTCTATGTTGGCGTTGCTTCACAACATCGTAACCAAGGAGGGTGTGGCCGGACTTTATAGAGGAATTTCCCCCAACCTGCTGAAAGTGATTCCTGCTGTCAGCGTGTCCTACGTCGTCTACGAATACACAAGGATAGCCCTGGGAGTGGACATTGAGGGTAGGAGGGCTGGGAAAGGGAAAGGGTAA
- the slc25a23a gene encoding mitochondrial adenyl nucleotide antiporter SLC25A24 isoform X3, with product MGAQWTWFPRAHCQDSESPRRDHEREKRWAKLFDQLDLNKDGYIDISELRTGLADRGLSKRSLERIVETGDTNKDGVLDFDEFTQYLRTHEKQLKHMFSRLDRNNDGQIDAAEIQHCLRSIGVEISLKDATRILLSIDKDGNMTIDWNEWRDHFLFNPLTNMEDVARYWKRSMMLDIGEQLTVPDEFSEEEKKSGYVWRQLMAGAMAGSVSRTGTAPLDRLKVFRQVHGSSDFKGNVLSSFQSMMKEGGLWSLWRGNGINVLKIAPETAIKFTAYEQIKSVMRGSNETRNLRVHERFVAGSLAGGIAQTAIYPMEVLKTRLTLRKTGQYSGIADCAKQILQREGVTAFYKGYVPNMLAIVPYAGIDLAVYETLKFSWLNRNRGLADPGVMVLVGCGAVSSTCGQLASYPLALIRTRMQALEDHKMFRRYVV from the exons ATGGGAGCCCAATGGACTTGGTTCCCTAGGGCGCACTGCCAGGACAGTGAATCCCCGCGTCGAGACCatgagagggagaagagatggGCCAAGCTGTTTGATCAGCTGGACCTCAACAAAGATGGATACATCGACATCTCTGAACTGCGGACAGGGCTGGCAGATCGAGGGCTTTCCAAAAGATCCTTGGAGAGG ATTGTGGAGACCGGGGACACCAACAAGGATGGAGTCCTGGACTTTGACGAGTTCACACAATACCTTCGCACCCATGAAAAACAGCTCAAACACATGTTTAGCAGGCTGGACAGGAACAATGATG GACAGATAGATGCAGCGGAGATCCAGCACTGTCTACGCTCCATCGGTGTGGAAATCAGCCTCAAGGATGCCACCAGGATTTTGCTAAG TATTGACAAGGATGGTAACATGACTATTGACTGGAATGAGTGGCGagaccacttcctgtttaaccCTCTCACTAACATGGAGGATGTGGCACGCTACTGGAAACGTTCAATG ATGCTGGATATAGGTGAACAGCTGACAGTCCCAGATGAATTttcagaagaggagaagaagtcTGGGTATGTGTGGCGGCAGCTGATGGCTGGAGCCATGGCTGGATCTGTATCTCGGACTGGAACCGCCCCCTTGGACCGTCTCAAAGTCTTCAGACAG GTTCACGGTTCCTCTGATTTTAAAGGGAACGTGCTGAGCAGTTTTCAATCCATGATGAAAGAAGGAGGACTGTGGTCATTGTGGAGAGGCAATGGAATCAATGTTCTTAAAATTGCCCCAGAGACTGCAATCAAGTTCACTGCTTACGAACAG ATCAAGAGTGTGATGCGCGGCAGTAATGAAACAAGAAATCTGAGGGTGCATGAGAGGTTTGTCGCCGGCAGTCTAGCTGGAGGTATAGCTCAGACAGCCATCTACCCAATGGAG GTGCTGAAGACTCGTctcacactgagaaaaacaggCCAATACTCAGGAATAGCAGACTGTGCCAAACAGATCCTACAGAGGGAAGGAGTCACAGCCTTCTACAAGGGTTATGTACCCAACATGCTGGCTATTGTCCCTTACGCTGGCATCGACTTGGCCGTCTACGAG ACTCTGAAGTTTTCCTGGCTGAACAGGAACAGAGGTTTAGCCGACCCAGGGGTCATGGTGCTGGTCGGCTGCGGTGCTGTCTCCAGCACCTGTGGACAGCTGGCAAGTTACCCGCTGGCACTGATCCGCACCCGAATGCAGGCACTGG AAGACCACAAGATGTTTAGGAGATACGTGGTTTAA
- the slc25a23a gene encoding mitochondrial adenyl nucleotide antiporter SLC25A24 isoform X1, with product MGAQWTWFPRAHCQDSESPRRDHEREKRWAKLFDQLDLNKDGYIDISELRTGLADRGLSKRSLERIVETGDTNKDGVLDFDEFTQYLRTHEKQLKHMFSRLDRNNDGQIDAAEIQHCLRSIGVEISLKDATRILLSIDKDGNMTIDWNEWRDHFLFNPLTNMEDVARYWKRSMMLDIGEQLTVPDEFSEEEKKSGYVWRQLMAGAMAGSVSRTGTAPLDRLKVFRQVHGSSDFKGNVLSSFQSMMKEGGLWSLWRGNGINVLKIAPETAIKFTAYEQIKSVMRGSNETRNLRVHERFVAGSLAGGIAQTAIYPMEVLKTRLTLRKTGQYSGIADCAKQILQREGVTAFYKGYVPNMLAIVPYAGIDLAVYETLKFSWLNRNRGLADPGVMVLVGCGAVSSTCGQLASYPLALIRTRMQALALEKGAPKPSMLALLHNIVTKEGVAGLYRGISPNLLKVIPAVSVSYVVYEYTRIALGVDIEGRRAGKGKG from the exons ATGGGAGCCCAATGGACTTGGTTCCCTAGGGCGCACTGCCAGGACAGTGAATCCCCGCGTCGAGACCatgagagggagaagagatggGCCAAGCTGTTTGATCAGCTGGACCTCAACAAAGATGGATACATCGACATCTCTGAACTGCGGACAGGGCTGGCAGATCGAGGGCTTTCCAAAAGATCCTTGGAGAGG ATTGTGGAGACCGGGGACACCAACAAGGATGGAGTCCTGGACTTTGACGAGTTCACACAATACCTTCGCACCCATGAAAAACAGCTCAAACACATGTTTAGCAGGCTGGACAGGAACAATGATG GACAGATAGATGCAGCGGAGATCCAGCACTGTCTACGCTCCATCGGTGTGGAAATCAGCCTCAAGGATGCCACCAGGATTTTGCTAAG TATTGACAAGGATGGTAACATGACTATTGACTGGAATGAGTGGCGagaccacttcctgtttaaccCTCTCACTAACATGGAGGATGTGGCACGCTACTGGAAACGTTCAATG ATGCTGGATATAGGTGAACAGCTGACAGTCCCAGATGAATTttcagaagaggagaagaagtcTGGGTATGTGTGGCGGCAGCTGATGGCTGGAGCCATGGCTGGATCTGTATCTCGGACTGGAACCGCCCCCTTGGACCGTCTCAAAGTCTTCAGACAG GTTCACGGTTCCTCTGATTTTAAAGGGAACGTGCTGAGCAGTTTTCAATCCATGATGAAAGAAGGAGGACTGTGGTCATTGTGGAGAGGCAATGGAATCAATGTTCTTAAAATTGCCCCAGAGACTGCAATCAAGTTCACTGCTTACGAACAG ATCAAGAGTGTGATGCGCGGCAGTAATGAAACAAGAAATCTGAGGGTGCATGAGAGGTTTGTCGCCGGCAGTCTAGCTGGAGGTATAGCTCAGACAGCCATCTACCCAATGGAG GTGCTGAAGACTCGTctcacactgagaaaaacaggCCAATACTCAGGAATAGCAGACTGTGCCAAACAGATCCTACAGAGGGAAGGAGTCACAGCCTTCTACAAGGGTTATGTACCCAACATGCTGGCTATTGTCCCTTACGCTGGCATCGACTTGGCCGTCTACGAG ACTCTGAAGTTTTCCTGGCTGAACAGGAACAGAGGTTTAGCCGACCCAGGGGTCATGGTGCTGGTCGGCTGCGGTGCTGTCTCCAGCACCTGTGGACAGCTGGCAAGTTACCCGCTGGCACTGATCCGCACCCGAATGCAGGCACTGG ctctaGAGAAGGGAGCCCCTAAACCCTCTATGTTGGCGTTGCTTCACAACATCGTAACCAAGGAGGGTGTGGCCGGACTTTATAGAGGAATTTCCCCCAACCTGCTGAAAGTGATTCCTGCTGTCAGCGTGTCCTACGTCGTCTACGAATACACAAGGATAGCCCTGGGAGTGGACATTGAGGGTAGGAGGGCTGGGAAAGGGAAAGGGTAA
- the si:ch211-196h16.12 gene encoding regulator of G-protein signaling 5, with amino-acid sequence MCKGLSSLPSSCLEKAKDLRVKLSHLAETHHKHRVQEGKTLQDLETLLNSKSGLEAFRGFLRSEFSEENLEFWLACEDYRFSPSNLQKIKASSMFSQFINADAQQEVNLDGETRDALLSAIDSPCADTFMKAQQRIYSLMAKDSFPRFLRSHHCMEAIKAF; translated from the exons ATGTGTAAGGGACTCTCCTCCCTGCCCTCCTCATGTCTGGAGAA ggcaAAAGATTTGCGGGTGAAGTTAAGCCATCTGGCTGAGACGCACCACAAACACAG GGTTCAGGAAGGAAAAACTCTTCAGGACCTGGAAACTCTACTAAACAGCAAAA GCGGTCTGGAGGCGTTTCGTGGGTTCCTGCGTTCAGAGTTCAGTGAGGAGAACCTCGAGTTCTGGCTGGCGTGTGAGGACTACAGGTTTTCACCTTCAAACCTGCAGAAAATCAAGGCCAGCAGCATGTTCAGCCAGTTTATCAACGCTGACGCTCAGCAGGAG GTAAACCTGGACGGTGAGACCCGTGACGCTCTGTTGAGTGCCATCGACTCTCCATGTGCTGACACATTCATGAAGGCGCAGCAGAGGATCTACAGTCTGATGGCCAAAGACTCCTTCCCTCGCTTCCTGCGCTCCCATCACTGCATGGAGGCCATTAAGGCTTTCTAA
- the c3h19orf53 gene encoding leydig cell tumor 10 kDa protein homolog: protein MAQGKQKFKAQRPGASKKNQQNKQKGPKKGGRIIAPKKAQVVQQQKLKKGLEVAIRNKIEQEVTQRASSSLHKPLSVVKGSESKGNPGAARPGSSSK, encoded by the exons ATGGCTCAGGGTAAACAAAAGTTTAAAGCTCAGCGGCCAGGAGCCTCcaagaaaaaccaacaaaacaaacagaaaggacCGAAGAAAGGAG GGAGGATCATCGCGCCCAAGAAGGCTCAAGTGGTTCAGCAACAGAAACTGAAGAAG GGTTTAGAAGTTGCCATCAGGAACAAGATTGAGCAGGAGGTGACCCAGAGGGCCAGCTCCTCCCTCCACAAGCCACTGAGTGTGGTTAAAGGGTCTGAAAGTAAAGGCAACCCAGGAGCAGCCCGTCCAGGAAGCAGCTCCAAGTAG
- the slc25a23a gene encoding mitochondrial adenyl nucleotide antiporter SLC25A24 isoform X2 — protein sequence MGAQWTWFPRAHCQDSESPRRDHEREKRWAKLFDQLDLNKDGYIDISELRTGLADRGLSKRSLERIVETGDTNKDGVLDFDEFTQYLRTHEKQLKHMFSRLDRNNDGQIDAAEIQHCLRSIGVEISLKDATRILLSIDKDGNMTIDWNEWRDHFLFNPLTNMEDVARYWKRSMMLDIGEQLTVPDEFSEEEKKSGYVWRQLMAGAMAGSVSRTGTAPLDRLKVFRQVHGSSDFKGNVLSSFQSMMKEGGLWSLWRGNGINVLKIAPETAIKFTAYEQIKSVMRGSNETRNLRVHERFVAGSLAGGIAQTAIYPMEVLKTRLTLRKTGQYSGIADCAKQILQREGVTAFYKGYVPNMLAIVPYAGIDLAVYETLKFSWLNRNRGLADPGVMVLVGCGAVSSTCGQLASYPLALIRTRMQALALEKGAPKPSMLALLHNIVTKEGVAGLYRGISPNLLKVIPAVSVSYVVYEYTRIALGVDIEGDT from the exons ATGGGAGCCCAATGGACTTGGTTCCCTAGGGCGCACTGCCAGGACAGTGAATCCCCGCGTCGAGACCatgagagggagaagagatggGCCAAGCTGTTTGATCAGCTGGACCTCAACAAAGATGGATACATCGACATCTCTGAACTGCGGACAGGGCTGGCAGATCGAGGGCTTTCCAAAAGATCCTTGGAGAGG ATTGTGGAGACCGGGGACACCAACAAGGATGGAGTCCTGGACTTTGACGAGTTCACACAATACCTTCGCACCCATGAAAAACAGCTCAAACACATGTTTAGCAGGCTGGACAGGAACAATGATG GACAGATAGATGCAGCGGAGATCCAGCACTGTCTACGCTCCATCGGTGTGGAAATCAGCCTCAAGGATGCCACCAGGATTTTGCTAAG TATTGACAAGGATGGTAACATGACTATTGACTGGAATGAGTGGCGagaccacttcctgtttaaccCTCTCACTAACATGGAGGATGTGGCACGCTACTGGAAACGTTCAATG ATGCTGGATATAGGTGAACAGCTGACAGTCCCAGATGAATTttcagaagaggagaagaagtcTGGGTATGTGTGGCGGCAGCTGATGGCTGGAGCCATGGCTGGATCTGTATCTCGGACTGGAACCGCCCCCTTGGACCGTCTCAAAGTCTTCAGACAG GTTCACGGTTCCTCTGATTTTAAAGGGAACGTGCTGAGCAGTTTTCAATCCATGATGAAAGAAGGAGGACTGTGGTCATTGTGGAGAGGCAATGGAATCAATGTTCTTAAAATTGCCCCAGAGACTGCAATCAAGTTCACTGCTTACGAACAG ATCAAGAGTGTGATGCGCGGCAGTAATGAAACAAGAAATCTGAGGGTGCATGAGAGGTTTGTCGCCGGCAGTCTAGCTGGAGGTATAGCTCAGACAGCCATCTACCCAATGGAG GTGCTGAAGACTCGTctcacactgagaaaaacaggCCAATACTCAGGAATAGCAGACTGTGCCAAACAGATCCTACAGAGGGAAGGAGTCACAGCCTTCTACAAGGGTTATGTACCCAACATGCTGGCTATTGTCCCTTACGCTGGCATCGACTTGGCCGTCTACGAG ACTCTGAAGTTTTCCTGGCTGAACAGGAACAGAGGTTTAGCCGACCCAGGGGTCATGGTGCTGGTCGGCTGCGGTGCTGTCTCCAGCACCTGTGGACAGCTGGCAAGTTACCCGCTGGCACTGATCCGCACCCGAATGCAGGCACTGG ctctaGAGAAGGGAGCCCCTAAACCCTCTATGTTGGCGTTGCTTCACAACATCGTAACCAAGGAGGGTGTGGCCGGACTTTATAGAGGAATTTCCCCCAACCTGCTGAAAGTGATTCCTGCTGTCAGCGTGTCCTACGTCGTCTACGAATACACAAGGATAGCCCTGGGAGTGGACATTGAGG GTGATACATAA
- the slc25a23a gene encoding mitochondrial adenyl nucleotide antiporter SLC25A23 isoform X5 — MLDIGEQLTVPDEFSEEEKKSGYVWRQLMAGAMAGSVSRTGTAPLDRLKVFRQVHGSSDFKGNVLSSFQSMMKEGGLWSLWRGNGINVLKIAPETAIKFTAYEQIKSVMRGSNETRNLRVHERFVAGSLAGGIAQTAIYPMEVLKTRLTLRKTGQYSGIADCAKQILQREGVTAFYKGYVPNMLAIVPYAGIDLAVYETLKFSWLNRNRGLADPGVMVLVGCGAVSSTCGQLASYPLALIRTRMQALALEKGAPKPSMLALLHNIVTKEGVAGLYRGISPNLLKVIPAVSVSYVVYEYTRIALGVDIEGRRAGKGKG, encoded by the exons ATGCTGGATATAGGTGAACAGCTGACAGTCCCAGATGAATTttcagaagaggagaagaagtcTGGGTATGTGTGGCGGCAGCTGATGGCTGGAGCCATGGCTGGATCTGTATCTCGGACTGGAACCGCCCCCTTGGACCGTCTCAAAGTCTTCAGACAG GTTCACGGTTCCTCTGATTTTAAAGGGAACGTGCTGAGCAGTTTTCAATCCATGATGAAAGAAGGAGGACTGTGGTCATTGTGGAGAGGCAATGGAATCAATGTTCTTAAAATTGCCCCAGAGACTGCAATCAAGTTCACTGCTTACGAACAG ATCAAGAGTGTGATGCGCGGCAGTAATGAAACAAGAAATCTGAGGGTGCATGAGAGGTTTGTCGCCGGCAGTCTAGCTGGAGGTATAGCTCAGACAGCCATCTACCCAATGGAG GTGCTGAAGACTCGTctcacactgagaaaaacaggCCAATACTCAGGAATAGCAGACTGTGCCAAACAGATCCTACAGAGGGAAGGAGTCACAGCCTTCTACAAGGGTTATGTACCCAACATGCTGGCTATTGTCCCTTACGCTGGCATCGACTTGGCCGTCTACGAG ACTCTGAAGTTTTCCTGGCTGAACAGGAACAGAGGTTTAGCCGACCCAGGGGTCATGGTGCTGGTCGGCTGCGGTGCTGTCTCCAGCACCTGTGGACAGCTGGCAAGTTACCCGCTGGCACTGATCCGCACCCGAATGCAGGCACTGG ctctaGAGAAGGGAGCCCCTAAACCCTCTATGTTGGCGTTGCTTCACAACATCGTAACCAAGGAGGGTGTGGCCGGACTTTATAGAGGAATTTCCCCCAACCTGCTGAAAGTGATTCCTGCTGTCAGCGTGTCCTACGTCGTCTACGAATACACAAGGATAGCCCTGGGAGTGGACATTGAGGGTAGGAGGGCTGGGAAAGGGAAAGGGTAA